The nucleotide window AAAATATCAAAGCGACACTTTTGCAGACCTTGCTGGCCGTGTCAAAGACTGTGGAAATTCGCGACCCTTACACAGCCGGTCACCAGAGGCGGGTAGCTCACCTTGCCGCCTCCATCGCACAACAAATGGGATTGTCTGATGAAGAGATTGAAGGGATCTTTTTAGGGGCCCTTATTCATGATATCGGCAAGATCGCTGTGCCTGCCGAGATTCTATCGCGGCCCGGGAAACTGAGAGATGAAGATATCGACTACCTGAAGATTCACTGCCAAAAGGGCTACGAAATTTTGAAACCTGTCGATTTCCCCTGGCCCATTGCAAAAATTGCCCTTCAGCACCATGAACACCTGAACGGAACAGGCTATCCCCAGGGCTTGCGTAAGGGTGAAATTCTGCTGGAAGCGCGCATTGTCTGTGTTGCCGATGTGGTGGATGCCATGACCTCTCACAGACCCTACCGTCCGGCTATCTCTTTGGAAGAAGCTTTGAGTTCTCTTTTAGTAAAGGCAGGAAAATGGTACGATGCTCATATTGTCGAAGCCTGTGTAGAGCTGTTTAGAGAGGGCTATCGAATTGATGCCGTTGACCTGGAAGAACTGGCCTGGCTGGTATCTCTAAAATAAGCCATAAAATTCTCTGCTGAAAGTTTCAGAAGTAGCTTTGTTTAACCGGCCGCTTTAAAAATATTATTGGAACGGTATATGAGGGCAAAAAAGAGAGGGCCTTTTTTACTTTGGAAGAGGGTTAAAAGTTCTTTGACTATTCTCCAGAGCTTGTATCTCCGGCTATGGATGTAGTATGATTCAATCTTTTTTACCGTAGCTTTAGACGTAAAGCCGTTTGGGTTAAATTAAAAAAAACCGGTATAAGAAGATAACAGGTCATATCAATGTTGGGCATCCATGGGGCCTGGCGAGGCCGCAAAACTTAGGTGAATTGTGAGTGATAATTTAAAAACCTTCTTTTCTCTTTCTCAAGGGAAACGTGAAAAAAGCAATCTGCTTTTTTTGTTCAAGTTTATTGTTTTTTTATTCTTTCTCGTCTTCCTTTACACGGTCATCTTTCAAATCATAATGGTCAGGGTGGAAGGGGCCACACACTCCTGGATGGCCGGTCTCTACTGGGTACTTATTAATATGACCACGCTCGGTACGGGTGATATTTACTTCCTTTCCGACATTGGCAGGCTTTTTACGATCATAGTGCTCATTTCAGGTGTTCTTTTTCTGTTGATTGTTCTTCCCTATACGATCATCAGCTATTTTGTTTTCCCCTTAATGGAAGAAATGGCAAAACACCGCATACCAACCATGCCTGCCGGGCCTTTGCAGGACCATGTTATTATTTGTGGCCGGGACTCAATTGCAATGAATCTCCTGGAAAAACTTCGTATTACCAATCGCGCCTATATTTTTGTCGAAGCTGATCCGGCAAAGGCGGAAATCCTGCACAATGAGGATTATCCCGTTATCCATGGTGATTTTTCTGATGAAGAAACCTACAGGAAGTTAAATGTCAATGCGGCCAAAATTATATTTGCCAACCAGTCGGATGTTGTCAATTCACACATTGCTCTCACAATGCGGGGCATTTCGGAAACACCTATTGTCGCCCTGGCCGAGACAGGCGCATCGAAAGATATTCTTCACTTTGCCGGCTGTAATTATGTGCTTCCCGTTAAAGAGATTCTTGCTAAATATATGGCCAACCGCTGTGTTTCCGGCGCAACGCATACCAAGCAAATGGGGGCGCTGGAGAAACTTAAAATTGTCGAGTTTCCTGTTTACGGTACACCTTTTATGGGAAAGAAGATATTTGAACTTAAGATCAGGGAGACAACAGAAATTAATATTGTCGGTATATGGGAAAGAGGAAAGTTTTTTACACCCAGACCGGACCATGAATTGACATCTTCATCGGTTCTTTTGCTGATGGGCGAAAAGGAAAAACTCATTGAGTTTGATACCTTTATGTCGATTTATATCCCTTCTGACAAGCCGATTATTGTTATCGGCGCCGGTGCTGTCGGTCTTTTTGTGGCGAGAGAACTCGATAAAAAAGGGATCGCCTATTTCATTGTTGATACTATAGATTGCAGACAGAAGCTGGGAAAAGGGGTGTTTATCAAGGGTGATGCAAAGGAAAGAGAGGTGCTGGAGAGGGCCGGCGTAATGGAAACACAAACAGTCGTTATCACCACCAGTGACGATGGCACAAACGGATACCTTTCACTTTATTGCCGCAGTCTGAATAAAGAACTCAGGATTGTGAGCCGTGCCAACTTTAACAGAAATATTAATACCATTCATAAAGCCGGCGCAGACTTTGTCGTTTCCTATGCTATGATCGGCACAAGTATTGTAAACAACATACTGCAAAAGAGGCACTTGACCCTTCTTGCCGAAGGGCTCCACATCTTCAGGTACCAAACTCCGCCCATTCTTGAGGGCAAGACCATTTCCGAAGCTAATGTGGGCGCCCTGACGGGATGTAATATTATTGCATTAAATAAAAATGAAAAACTTATCAACGCTCCGCACCACACAACCCGCCTGGAAAAGGAGGACACGATTATTATGATCGGTAATATGGAGCAGGAAGAACGTTTTATCAGGGAATTTATTTCCTAAAGAAGAGAGAGGTTCAGGCGCCCGGGTTCAACTAAAAACTTGCTATGCTCAGACCGTTTATTCTCTTCTCCCTCCCTCATCCGCTTCATTCGGTTGTGTTGAACAAAAATAAAAGAGATTGGCAAGCCTGCCGGGATGATTGAATGTTCCTTCCTCCGGCTTGATTCTTTATTTCTTTTTGGAACTAAACCCTCTTAAAAATCAATCATTGCTCCAGTGTGGTCCCCGCATCATTCCTGAACCGCCGTACATGCGGCACTCCGACCTTCTTTCCCTTGCCAGCTTTTTTATCTTTTCCCTTTGTTTTTTTGTAAGTATGCTTCTGGCATTTGTGCTGGCCTGGGCTGAATTCATGAGGAGTTTGCTCTTAAGGTCTGCAATTTTTTTGACAATTTTCTCTACGGTTTTCATATCTGCCGAATCTCCCGATAGTGATTCACGAAATTCGATATAAGCTATTTTCATTTCAGCCTTCAGCTTGATTTGTTCTTTCCTGTAACTGTTTTTGAGCTTATTCAGTTTTTCCGTCTGCTTATCGCTAAGATCGAGATCTCCCAACAGGTCAAGGTAGGAATCACAACCGCCGTGCATACCTCCCATGCCCGGCCCCATTCCACGACCCATCTGAGCTGTCGTGATTGACGAAGAGAAAAGAATCAGAATCCAGATTATCGCTAAAACACTCCCTTTTTTTTTCATTATCAACCCCCTTTGTTTTTATAATTATTTTTCTATATAAGAAAGTTTAGCACTACTTATCCGGGATGCAATGAAAAGGAAAAACTTTACGCTCTTATTTTCAGAGGGCGCTTCCCAAATTTATAGCCGCTTTGTTTTGTCCCGTGGATGTCTTCCCCGGACAGGGAGACCTAAGAGGGATTTGCCGTCTTAATAAGTTTATCGTAAATGAGCACGTCTTTATCGGCAAAGGTTACTTTTGCCTGCCATCTGGCGGCAAGCCACCTGGCGGTTTTTTCTGAAAAAAAGCAGACATGGGTAAGGTCGTTTTTATAGTGCCATTTTGAAAAGGCCGCCTTGTCAAGAGCCAGCTTTGTCATGATGCCCAGCCTGCCTCCCGCTTTCAGGCAATGCCAGAGCCTGTCCAGCTCTTCGCCGGGGTGGTGCAGGTGCTCTACTACTTCTGTAGCGGTTATAAAATCATATTTTCTATGAAAGACTGATTTATCATGGGCATAAAAATAATCATATAATGCTACCTCATGCCCCGCTTCTTCAAACATGACTGACAGCGCCGGTCCCGGCCCGCAGCCAAAATCGAGGCCCGAGCTTCCCGGTTCAAGGCTTTCCACCATCGGTTCAAAGAGACGGCCCAAAAAACGGCGGTAGCCCGCATCGTGAGGATCGTTGCGGTGCAGGTCATATTCGGCCTTTTCTGCATGGGCGTGAAGATATTGCTCAGGCAAAATAAAGGTAAGGCCGCATGACCGGCAACGGTAATAGTCACGTCGTTTGTCGCGGTGAAAGGGCTCCCTTGCCTCGCTCTTGCATAAGGGGCAATTGGCTAATCGATTATTATGATCCAATTCTTATCTCCCAAAATGATTTCACTATTATAAGCTATCTTCCGGCTTTTATAACAGGAGTAATCCTATTTTTCTTAAGCTCGGAATAGAGGGAAGGCTGGAGAAATCAAATATGTCATTGC belongs to Deltaproteobacteria bacterium and includes:
- a CDS encoding Spy/CpxP family protein refolding chaperone, producing MKKKGSVLAIIWILILFSSSITTAQMGRGMGPGMGGMHGGCDSYLDLLGDLDLSDKQTEKLNKLKNSYRKEQIKLKAEMKIAYIEFRESLSGDSADMKTVEKIVKKIADLKSKLLMNSAQASTNARSILTKKQREKIKKLARERRSECRMYGGSGMMRGPHWSND
- a CDS encoding class I SAM-dependent methyltransferase; its protein translation is MDHNNRLANCPLCKSEAREPFHRDKRRDYYRCRSCGLTFILPEQYLHAHAEKAEYDLHRNDPHDAGYRRFLGRLFEPMVESLEPGSSGLDFGCGPGPALSVMFEEAGHEVALYDYFYAHDKSVFHRKYDFITATEVVEHLHHPGEELDRLWHCLKAGGRLGIMTKLALDKAAFSKWHYKNDLTHVCFFSEKTARWLAARWQAKVTFADKDVLIYDKLIKTANPS
- a CDS encoding HD-GYP domain-containing protein; protein product: MERPSPPGNQKDISSEWLQLLVDSALDGIVTMDAYGRIIAFNPAAEKIFGYSKKQVIGQRVSEKLIPKELRLAHEKGLAQYLATGKSKIIGNRIELEAMRSGGGIFPAEVEVISVKSSKEPIFIAYIRDISERKERAREQLHYAENIKATLLQTLLAVSKTVEIRDPYTAGHQRRVAHLAASIAQQMGLSDEEIEGIFLGALIHDIGKIAVPAEILSRPGKLRDEDIDYLKIHCQKGYEILKPVDFPWPIAKIALQHHEHLNGTGYPQGLRKGEILLEARIVCVADVVDAMTSHRPYRPAISLEEALSSLLVKAGKWYDAHIVEACVELFREGYRIDAVDLEELAWLVSLK
- a CDS encoding NAD-binding protein, which encodes MSDNLKTFFSLSQGKREKSNLLFLFKFIVFLFFLVFLYTVIFQIIMVRVEGATHSWMAGLYWVLINMTTLGTGDIYFLSDIGRLFTIIVLISGVLFLLIVLPYTIISYFVFPLMEEMAKHRIPTMPAGPLQDHVIICGRDSIAMNLLEKLRITNRAYIFVEADPAKAEILHNEDYPVIHGDFSDEETYRKLNVNAAKIIFANQSDVVNSHIALTMRGISETPIVALAETGASKDILHFAGCNYVLPVKEILAKYMANRCVSGATHTKQMGALEKLKIVEFPVYGTPFMGKKIFELKIRETTEINIVGIWERGKFFTPRPDHELTSSSVLLLMGEKEKLIEFDTFMSIYIPSDKPIIVIGAGAVGLFVARELDKKGIAYFIVDTIDCRQKLGKGVFIKGDAKEREVLERAGVMETQTVVITTSDDGTNGYLSLYCRSLNKELRIVSRANFNRNINTIHKAGADFVVSYAMIGTSIVNNILQKRHLTLLAEGLHIFRYQTPPILEGKTISEANVGALTGCNIIALNKNEKLINAPHHTTRLEKEDTIIMIGNMEQEERFIREFIS